Genomic segment of Panicum virgatum strain AP13 chromosome 2K, P.virgatum_v5, whole genome shotgun sequence:
AGCATAGTTTGCCCTAATTAGTCAGATGATTTGATAATCAGAGGAACCTATCAATTTTGATGAAATAGGTGGAGTTCACGATGTAATTCACCAATGGCATATCATTTGAAATCTTGATGCTGATGTCACAGCATTGATACGGCTTTCCATTATCCCAATCTATGCATTTCGTAATACTCTTGATTCCAGGATCACAAGCAGATATCACGGGAGATtgtgtcaagaatgctctgTCACGAATAATTTGCTCAATGTCCGCTGAAAATGGTCCACCAATCACAACCTGAAAAAATATTTGATATCCAGGTTACATTTTGTCTAGGTCAGGAAACAAGctggatttttttttataaaaaaaactcaaTCTTAGTGTACTCATTTAGACCATGTATGATATGTTAAAAAATTGAAATATGAGTAAAGAAAAGATCTAAGATCATAATTCAAGAACATGTTCTAATGTTTGGAAGGGATTGAGGAAGATAAATAAGGAGATACTAGctttcaaaaaataaataaggaGATACCGGAAGAGGAAGGATTCCTAATACTGCCGCTCCTTGCATTCAGTGCAATGTTACAAAATCCAAGCTATAATGCTACATCTGAGGTAAACATTGCATAGCACACAACTCAATATTAGGAACCTAAATACCTAATAACTAAAATGTTGCTAAAAGAAACTTATTTGAGAATCAATCAGTCTGGGGAAAGAATAACTGAATAAGGAAGGATCTTCATGTTCAGTCATACTTGTCACATAACATGGCATATTATATGCAAGGATAAAAAATATACAACTGGACaaaagtcttttggaaagactcaAGAAAACGGTAACATCTTTCTCTCTCGTGTTACTGAACAAAGTAAAGGACAAGATTCCTACAATACAGTGGAACAGGAGTGGGGAGCAGGGCTTGTCATACAAACCATAATTCAAGTTAGCTATAAGCTCAACAAACAAACAGGAGCAACTAGATCTTGGTAGATATGCGGAACGAAAATGATAAGAGAATTGCATAACTGGTCGTCCCTGTTTGATGATTCCAGACTTTGCTATTGCTATGCTTTGCAGGGAGCCACCCAATGCAGCCAGATGCTCGCACCCTACTGTTGTTATGACAGATGCTGCTAATTCAGTACTTTGTATGACATTTGTGGCGTCTCTAGCTCCACCAAGGCCAGCCTAGGAAATAAACAGACAAATGCAAGCGATTACTAAAATCGTTTCTGCAACCATGAAAATTCAGGTTCCGTGTAATTTAAAGTCAGCAACGACAGATGGTGCTAAGAATGTGACTCCACTATGATAAGCAAGGCACTTTGCATCCGAGACCAACTGACCGTATGCTTGTTGTCCTTATGGCATTAGAGTGAGATCCGTCGGAAGTGCTAGCCAAGCACAGTTGTTTTAACTTATTAGCACTATTTCGGTATTATCTTCAATCTCATATCTCATATGCCACTTGGTTTAATATCTCAAAATAGATTGCCTATTCTACATTCCTAGCGGCAAACTCTTGTGACTTCTGATCAGCATAATATTAGTTCATATTCCTATCTAAAATATGGCAGGCCAAGTCATGGCCCTATATGTACCAGCCTTGAAATTTAACAGCGACGAGCACAGAACCTAAGAGGTCATATAAGGCAGTAGTAGATGTTCCATAACTTACTTCaacgatggcaatgtcaacatTTTCTTGTGAGAATAGAAGAAATGACAGAGCAgtaaaaacctgcaaaaacatgCAGATAATTCTAATTGTCATTATGATTAGATGAAAGACAAAACATGAAGAGATTCAATGCCAATGGTATTTGAGTCTACCGAAAAATTCCCATCAACTGTTTGCACGTGTAATcgaaaggaaaaaaattatcGTCCGAAAAAGAGGTAAGCTACATTTTCAATAAATAAACTACCTCAAAATGTGTCAGGGCTCCGTTTTCTGATTCTATCGATTCATCAATAGCTTCCTTAGCCTGATCAAAAATATCACTTAAGAGTCTAACTGGGACAGGTCCTCCATCATTTCCAACAGAAATTCGTTCACGTATCGTTAGAAGATGTGGGCTGCATAGAAAACAGAACTATAAACAACCTACAATAGATGACTACAATTCAAACACTTGACATAGAGCTCAATATGAAAGGATTTGCTCCCTAAGAATTGAATAGGATAGAACTAAGGCAGAGAAAGATACTTTTTTATGTACATAAGCCTCATTCGATCAAAGCTACTTAAAATATACTACATATGCTCCTGTGTACCTCTTTGAACTATCAACAGCCCCATCTAGGCTATTTCTCTTTAATATATTTTGTAAATTCAATTTGGTATCATCTGGTAAAAGTTGACATCAGTTGACAGAGGTTAAAAGCCTAAACCATTTTGTCTATGCCATTGTTTCATAAGTACTAACTTGTTCGAGCATATGATCGACATAGCTGATGATGAGTTGAGATTACCTGGAATAACAGCCCACATTGTAGCCTTGCTCCCTCATGATATTAGACAGGAATGCAGCAGTAGAACCTTTCCCCTTGGTGCCGGCGATATGCACAGCCTACAAACACGACTATTGAGCCCCTTGCATTTACTGCACTATggccccgtttgggagggcttctggagcggcttcacgagcggctccaggtgaagccctcccaaacgtttgttttgtaaccggcttcacgtgtgaagccggttctgaagccagcggcggcttacacaggcaaggtgaagccatgaaatcgtggcttcacgcggcttacacatcaatctaacaagtgaagctgttttgccaaacattttctaaaacggctccaactccaccagagaagccgctccatctgaggagccagagccggagctgtttttggaagagccggagccctgccaaacggggCCTATCTATGAACTTTGATGATGTCAGCCGTTGAAGCCGCAAGGTTTGTGTGTTAGTAAGCGAGATGAGATGACGGGGGGCTCACGGGGAAGTGGGTGTGGGGGTCGCCGAGCCTTCGGAGGAGACGGCGCATGCGGCCGAGGTCGAAACCGTCGTCAGAGTCTGTTCCGGCGCCTCGCGGCACGCCCGAGCGCTCGTAGTTGCGCAGCCGCTCCACGTACTCGAAGAAATCCCCGAGCCGACCCTCCTCGTCGCCTCCGGCCATTGCGGAcgagccgcggcggccgctgctccCCCTCAGTATACCGCGCGGGAGGCGGAAAGCGACGGGGAAGCGGCCGAGCATCCGTCTGGGCCGAGctgcgagcgcggcggcggaagtCGCCGGAGGGCGCGCGGTCGCAGCCGTGGCGCCTAGATGCGGCGAATCGCGCCCGCGCGCGTGCACTCCTCGCTGCGGGATACAGACGGATGGTGAGCTGTTGCTAGGGCTTGTGCGAAGGAGAGGCCTCGCGCTTCCAGCTGAGACGGGAGGTGGGAAGGATGGCGGCGTCGCGGGGGCCGTGCTGCCGGAGGAGGAGCCGACGAGGGAGCAAAGAGAGAAGAAAGGGGCAAAACTAGGGGGGTTCTTGATAGATAGCGATAATTTTCCATCCTAACCGTCCGATGTCAGATCGGCGCTTGGCGTTGCTCTTGGTCGTTTAGACCAAGACAGAATAGGCAGCAGAAGCAAACCTCGCAAACCCTCCCCCGCTCCCCCGATCTCCGCCGCTCCAAAATgtggcgccgccacctccgccgcctcctcccgtctccggcgaccggcgccgccgctgccacgcccCCTTCGCCCTTCCTGCGCCACCtctccaccgccaccaccccCGCTCCGACCAACTCTCTCGCATCCTccctcgcggcggcgctcgccgcgctcTCCACGACCCCACCGCCCGCCACCACCCCGGACGCCTACTTCTCGCTCCATTTCTCCGACGTGCGCCCCACCAACGCGCTCCTCGCCGAGGCGCTCGCGCTCTCCCCGCCCGCCtcctcgcgcgccgccgccgacctcttCCGCTTCCtcatccgccgccgctcgctccacCCCTCTGACGGCGCGCTCGCGCCCGTCGTCCGGcacctcgcgcgccgccgcgactTCCCCGCCGTGCGCGCTCTCATCCAGGAGTTCCCCACCGCGCTCGGGCCCGCCACGCTCGACGCTTACCTCCGCCAGCTCGCCAGAGCCGGCCGCCCCACGGATGCCGTCAAGGTGTTCGACGAATTGCCCGAGCAGCTCCGTAACCGCGAGGCGCTCACTTCGCTGGTCTCCTCGCTTTCTGCTGAAGGCTTTCCTTCGCACGCAGAGCGTGCTACCAAGAAGGTCGCCAATGAGATCTTCCCGGATGACAATATCTGCACTTTGCTGGTATCTGGATATGCCAATGCTGGAAAGCTAGACCATGCACTGAGGTTGATTGGTGAGACACGGCGTGGTGGGTTTCAGCCAGGGTTGGATGCATACAATGCTGTTCTTGATTGTGTTTGCCGGCTCTGCCGCAAGAAGGACCCGCTGCGGATGTCACTGGAAGCGGAGAAGTTCTTAGTTGACATGGAGGCCAATGGCATTCCCCGGGATGCAGGGACATTTCGGGTGCTGATCACAAATCTTTGCAAGATCCGCAAGACGGAGGATGCCATGAATCTCTTCCGCCGTATGGGTGAGTGGGGATGCTCACCGGATGCTG
This window contains:
- the LOC120694175 gene encoding dihydrofolate synthetase-like isoform X2 — protein: MLGRFPVAFRLPRGILRGSSGRRGSSAMAGGDEEGRLGDFFEYVERLRNYERSGVPRGAGTDSDDGFDLGRMRRLLRRLGDPHTHFPAVHIAGTKGKGSTAAFLSNIMREQGYNVGCYSSPHLLTIRERISVGNDGGPVPVRLLSDIFDQAKEAIDESIESENGALTHFEVFTALSFLLFSQENVDIAIVEVVIGGPFSADIEQIIRDRAFLTQSPVISACDPGIKSITKCIDWDNGKPYQCCDISIKISNDMPLSIELCDVNLQLLGDHQRQNAVTASCTAQCLRNLGWDISDASIQAGLEETQLPGRSQILTQEEALLLGLHGATVLIDGAHTEASAKTLSNMIETVRPEGPLALVVGMANDKAHFAFAEQLLAGSRPDVVLLTEASIAGGASRAMPALSLKEIWMTAARDLGISCVDIGTINGAEAPEHITNLAASSSSFDGKPTVMIGCQDDTVPFSCDLIRAASQLILESRGSDDPSPGLVCVTGSLHLVASVLQHLERH
- the LOC120694175 gene encoding dihydrofolate synthetase-like isoform X1, yielding MLGRFPVAFRLPRGILRGSSGRRGSSAMAGGDEEGRLGDFFEYVERLRNYERSGVPRGAGTDSDDGFDLGRMRRLLRRLGDPHTHFPAVHIAGTKGKGSTAAFLSNIMREQGYNVGCYSSPHLLTIRERISVGNDGGPVPVRLLSDIFDQAKEAIDESIESENGALTHFEVFTALSFLLFSQENVDIAIVEAGLGGARDATNVIQSTELAASVITTVGCEHLAALGGSLQSIAIAKSGIIKQGRPVVIGGPFSADIEQIIRDRAFLTQSPVISACDPGIKSITKCIDWDNGKPYQCCDISIKISNDMPLSIELCDVNLQLLGDHQRQNAVTASCTAQCLRNLGWDISDASIQAGLEETQLPGRSQILTQEEALLLGLHGATVLIDGAHTEASAKTLSNMIETVRPEGPLALVVGMANDKAHFAFAEQLLAGSRPDVVLLTEASIAGGASRAMPALSLKEIWMTAARDLGISCVDIGTINGAEAPEHITNLAASSSSFDGKPTVMIGCQDDTVPFSCDLIRAASQLILESRGSDDPSPGLVCVTGSLHLVASVLQHLERH
- the LOC120694188 gene encoding pentatricopeptide repeat-containing protein PNM1, mitochondrial-like, producing the protein MWRRHLRRLLPSPATGAAAATPPSPFLRHLSTATTPAPTNSLASSLAAALAALSTTPPPATTPDAYFSLHFSDVRPTNALLAEALALSPPASSRAAADLFRFLIRRRSLHPSDGALAPVVRHLARRRDFPAVRALIQEFPTALGPATLDAYLRQLARAGRPTDAVKVFDELPEQLRNREALTSLVSSLSAEGFPSHAERATKKVANEIFPDDNICTLLVSGYANAGKLDHALRLIGETRRGGFQPGLDAYNAVLDCVCRLCRKKDPLRMSLEAEKFLVDMEANGIPRDAGTFRVLITNLCKIRKTEDAMNLFRRMGEWGCSPDADTYLVLIRSLYQAARISEGDEMMTWMRSAGFGDKLDRKAYYGFIKILCGIERVEHAVKVFRMMKGYGHAPGVKSYSLLIENLTRHNLGDRASALFREAVARGVTVAPGEYKTEKRFVKAMKEKKVKKRLTLPEKMRLKSKRLYKLRMSFVKKPRPRMRA